Part of the Streptomyces sp. NBC_00457 genome, GGCCTGGGGGCTCGGTGGCTGAGGCGGTCTGTTGCCCGGTTCCGGTATCGGGAATGCTCCCTTGGCATGAGCACACCCGTGAGATGGTCCGGGAGACGTCTCAACTCCCGTAGAAGCGTATGGATCTGGGCCCTGGTGGCGGCGCTCGCCGCCGTCCTGGGGCCCGGCGCGCAGGCCGGTGCGGATTCCGATCGCACCGGTCTGCCGGAGGCCGTCGACACCATCCTGGGCGACGCCCGGATGGAGGGCGGGGTGGCGAGTGTCGTGATCGCCGATGCGGTGAGCGGTGAGTTGCTGTACCAGCATCTGCCCAGCACCCGGCTGATGCCGGCCTCCAACACCAAGCTGCCCACCTCGGCCGCCGCGATGGAGATCCTCGGCCCCGGGTACCGGTTCACCACGGATGTCCTGGCGGCCGGACGGCGGTCCGGGTCCGTGCTCCGGGGCGATCTGTATCTGCGCGGCACCGGCGACCCGACCCTGCTCGCCGCCGACTACGACCGCCTTGCCGCCCAGGTCGCCGCGGCCGGTGTCAAACGCGTCGACGGACGGCTGATCGCCGACGACACCCGGTTCGACGCCCAGCGGCTCGGCCGTTCCTGGGCAGCCGACGACGAGTCCTCGTACTACTCCGCGCAGATCAGCGCGCTGAGCGTGGCGCCGGACACCGACTACGACACCGGGAGCGTGATCGTCACGGTGACGCCGGGTGCGAAGGCGGGGGACGAGCCCGTCGTCGCCGTCACACCCGACACGGACTTTATCGACATCGACGTGCGCGCCACCACCGTCGCCGCCGGGGGCCCGAACGACCTGACCGTCGAGCGGGAGCACGGCACCAACGACATCGTCGTCAGCGGTACGACCCCCGTGGGCGGCTCCGGTGCCAAGGAGTGGATCACCGTGTGGGAGCCCACCGGATACGCCGCCGCCGTCTTCCGGGACGCGCTCGCGGATCACGGGGTCAAGGTCGCCGGGCCGACTCGGCTCGGGCGTCAAACGCCCGCATCCGCACGCGAGTTGGCCTCGCACGACTCCATGGCCCTCAAGGACCTGCTCGTCCCGTTCATGAAGCTCTCCAACAACATGCACGCCGAGATCCTCACCAAGGCCATGGCGTACGAGGTGTCGAAGCAGGGGAGCTGGAGTGCCGGGCTGGCCGCCGTCAGCGGATATCTCAAGGGCATCGGCGTCGACACCGGCAGGGTCCGTCAGGTCGACGGGTCGGGGCTGTCGCGGATGGACAACTTCCCCGCGGCACAGCTCGCCGAGCTCCTCCTCGCCGTACGTGCCGAGCCCTGGTACGCCGACTGGCTGCGCTCGCTGCCGGTCGCCTGCGATCCCGACCGGTTCGTCGGCGGCACCCTGCGCTCCCGGATGTGCGGTACGGCCGCCGCGCTCAACGCCCGCGCCAAGACGGGGTCGTTGACGGGGGCCTCGGCCCTGTCCGGGTATGTCACGGACGCCGGTGGACGCGAGCTGGTCTTCAGCATCGTCCTCAACAACTATCTGGCGTCCTCCGTGAAGCCGTTGGAGGACGCCATCGTGGTCACGCTCGCGAAGTCGACGGAAGAGGCCGCGACGGCGGTCCAGCCGAAGGCGACCCAGGGCACCGACGTCGAGTGCGCGTGGCGCAAGCCCGCCCGCTGCTGAGGCCGGGCCTGCGCCGGGTGCCCGTCAGCGCAGACTGAACGTCGCCAGGCGCAGGCCCTCTCCCTTCAGCACGAGATACACGTCCGTACGGCCCTTCGCCGCGCGCGCGAGATCGGCGGTCACCGTCTCGTAGTCGTACGGCGAAGGCGTCCCGTCCGTCACGGCCGTACCGACGAGTGTGCCGGTCGGGGAGCCGAGCCTGATCTCGACCGTGCCTGCCGCGCCCGCCACGCGTGCGGTGAACCTGGTGGCGCCCGACCGCAGTTGGGCGTCCCCGAACTTCAGCCACGCCCGGTCGGCCGCCGTGCCCACCGCCGTGCCGCGCGCCTTCGACTCGTCGACGAGACGCGTGCCGGCGTAGTCGTCGAAGTTCTCGGCGCGGGTCGTACGGGACAGGTCGCGCGCCGGGATCGTCTCCCCGGACACCTGCCACGTCGTACGGGCGCGGATGTCGGCGGAGGAGGCGCCGGCCAGGACGTCGTATGTGCCCTTCTCCACCACCCACTTGGAGCGGGTGACGTCCCAGTGCGCGAGGTCCTTGGGTGTCACCTTCAGCTTGACCGTCTTGGTCTCGCCGGGCTTCAGCGACACCCGCTGGAACGCCTTCAGCTGCTTCAGCGGCTGCTTGTCGCGGGAGGCGCGCTGGTGGACGTAGAGCTGGACGACCTCGTCGCCGGTGCGGCGGCCGGTGTTGGTGACGGTCAGGGCGTAGCCGCCGTCGGTCTTCTTCAGGGCGCCGTAGCGGAAGTTCGTGTAGGAGAGGCCGTGGCCGAAGGGGTAGAGGGCCCGGCCCTTGAAGTACTGGTAGGTGCGGTCGGACTTGATGATGTCGTAGTCGAGGATCGACGGGAGGTCCGCCTCGGAGCGGTACCAGGTCTGGGTGAGGCGGCCCGACGGGTTCGCGTCGCCGTACAGGAGGTCGGCGAGCGCGTTGCCCGTCTCCTGGCCCGCGTGGGACGTCCACAGCACGGCCGGGACCTCCTTCTGCAAGGCGCCGAGGGTGGTCGGGTAGCTGTTCTCGACGACCACGACCGTGTTCGGGTTGGCCTTGTGAACGGCCCTGACCAGGGCTTCCTGAGCCGGGGCGAGACCCATGTCGGTGCGGTCGTGGGCCTCGCGGCCGTTGATCGACGGGTTGGAGCCGATCACCACCACGGCCGTGTCCTTGCCCTTCACCGCGGCCACGGCCTCGTCGACGCCGCTGCGGACGACGTCCTTCGTGTAGTGCGCGGCGGCGTCCTTCGCCACCAGGCCCAGCGTGCCGTCCTCACCGGTCGGGCCGAGGTAGACCGGGTTGGACCACCAGGACTCCTCGGTCTCGTAGCCGGCGTAGCGGAGCAGATACGTGCCGTCCGTCTGTTCCTCCAGCTTGAACTGCTGCTGCACATACCAACCGTTCGGCTGCGTCTGGTCGTTGACGAAGTTCGACCAGTTGTAACCGACGTACTTGCCGTTGGCCGCGGAGCGCAGGGTCACCACGCCGCCGCCCCAGTCGAAGACGTCGAATTGTCCGGCCGTACTGGAGACTTCGGTCTCCTTCAGCGCCTCGCCGTCCGCGTCCGTGCCCGCGGTGATGTACTTCCCCGTCGCCGCGTTCTTCAGCGCGATCCGGTCGACGCCCTCGCTGCTGGTCACCTCGGTGGAAAGCTTCGCGGCGACGCCGTCGGCAGGCGTGACCGCGTAGGGGAGGGTGCCGGAATACCAGTCGGTGTAGAGGGTGTCGGCGAGCGGGCCGACGACGGCGACGTCCCTCTCGGACTTCTTCAAGGGCAGAGCCGCGTCATTCTTCAGCAGCACCGCGCCCTCGGTCGCCGCCTTGCGCGCCAGCTTCTGGTGGGCCGGGCTGTTGATCACGGACTTGTCGATCGAGCCGTACTTGCCGCCGCCCGGGTCGAACTCGCCGAGCCGGACCCGCACGGACAGGATGTGGGAGGCGGCCTCGTCGACGTCCGACTCCTCCAGCAGGCCCTGCTCCAGGGCCGAGTTGATCGCCGCGATCGTCACGCCCGAGTTCGTGTCGTTGTCCGTGAAGCTGTCGTTGCCGGCCTTGAGCGTCGCCGCGTCGCCCTCGGCGAGGGTCGGGTAGTACTGCTGGGAGCCGGGAATGTTGCCGGGCGCGAAGGCGTCGGTGACGTTCAGGAGGTCGTACGAGGTCCACTTCCGTACGACGTCGTTGAGGTCCGGATTCACGGTCGCCGGGCGGCCGTTGACCAGGTTGTACGAGGACATGACGCCTGTCGCCGCGTTCGCCTCTATCGCCGGTTTGAAGGCGGCCTCGTCGTACTCCTTCGCGACCCGTGGACGCAGGTCGGAGGAGGTGGTCGTGCGGTTCCACTCGTTGTTGTTCGCGAGGTAGTGCTTGATCGTGGGCGCCGTCTTGAGGTGGTCGGGGTCGCCGCCCGTCAGGCCCTCGCCGTACGCCGTCGACAGGGCGCCGGTCAGCTCGGGGTCCTCGCTGTAGCCCTCCTCGTTGCGGCCCCAGCGCGGGTCGCGGAGGAGGTTGACCACGGGAGCCCAGAGGTTGAGGCCCCAGCCGGCCGGGCGTTCCTGCTGGAAGCCGCGGGCCTCGTCGCCGACCGCCGAGCCGACCTGCTCCATCAGGGCCGGGTCCCAGGTCGAGGCCAGCCCGATGGCCTGCGGGAAGACGGTGGTCTCACCCAGCCAGGCGACGCCGTGCAGGGCCTCGGTACCGGTGCGGAAGGACTGGATGCCGAGGCGGGGGATGGCGGGCTGGTACTGGTGGAGGAGGGAGATCTTCTCCGCGAGGGTGAGTCTGCCGAGCAGGTCGTCGACGCGCTTCTCGACGGGGAGGGTGGGGTTGCGGAACGGGTGGGCCGGGTCTTCGGCGTGGGCGGGGACGGTGGCGCCGAGCCCTGCGACCAGGGCCAGCGCCACCACGAGCGTGGATCTGCGTCTTGTCTTGCCTCTCATGCCACGGCTCCTTCAGGTAGGGCCTTGCACATACGGGGTTCAGGGCGTGTTGCGCGGCGCCGTGCTCGCGCGTTCCGTCATCCGGGGCGGCAGCAGCGTGGCCTCGGGCACCGTCTTGCCGCCGAGCTTGTTCATCAGCAGCTCCACGGCCTGTGCGCCCACCTCGGCGGAGGGCAGGGCGACCGAGGTGACCGGGATACGGAGGGAGTCGGCGAGTTCGTCGGGGCAGATGGCGGTGACGGACAGGTCGGCGGGGACGCGCAGGCCGAGCCGGCCGAAGGCGTCGATCAGCGGCTCCAGGATCGCCTCGTTGTGCACGACGACGCCGGTCAACGCGGGCTGCTCCCGCAGCAGTTGCTCGGCGACCGCGCGGGCGGCGGCGGGCGTGGCCTCGCACGGGTGGACCGAGGAGGAGAGCCGGCCCCGGTCGGCGGCGGCGGTGAAGCCCTGGACCACGCGCTGGGCGAACGCGGTCTGGCGGACGTACACCTCCGGCGGTGACCCGATCAGCGCCACCACCCGGTGGCCGAGCCGCGCCAGATGCTCCACGCATGCCTCGCCGGCGGCCTTGAAGTCGAGGTCGATGCAGGTCAGGCCCTCCGATGAGGCCGGGAACCCGATCATCACCGACGGCCGGTCCAGCGAGCGCAGCAGCGGCAGCCGGGGGTCGTCGAGCTGGACGTCCATGACCACGAGCGCGTCGACGAGCGCCGTGTCGGCGACCCGACGCAGCCCCTCCTCGCCCTCCTCCTGCGTCAGCAGCAGCACGTCATGGTCGTATCGCCGTGCCGTCGTCACCACCGACACCGCGAACTGCATGACGACCGGGACGTGGATGCCGGCCCGTAAAGGGACCACCAGTGCCAGCACGTTGGAGCGACTGCTGGCCAGGGCCCGGGCGCCCGCGTGCGGGCGGTAGCCCAATTCGCGGATGGACGCCTCGACGCGCTGCCGGGTCTCCTCGGAGATCGGGCGCTTGCCGCTGAGCGCGTAGGAGACGGTGCTGGGGGAGACCCCGGCGTGCCGGGCCACATCAGTGATCTTCACCATCAGCCCAGCTCCACCGTCAGGAAGCCGGTCCCGGCCGGCGCCCGCACCACCCGCTCGCCCGCGGCCAGCGCCCACGGCGCCGACGGGTCACTGCACGACGCCCGCAGCGTGTCCCCTTCGCGTACGACGGTGAAGGCCACCTCCCCGACCCGTACCGTCACCTGGGCGCCCCGCTCCAGCCCGTACGCCCGCAGCGTCACCCCGTCGGCGTGGTCGTAGTCGGGCCGGTCGGCCACCGCGCCGACCGGGATCACCGCACCGGGCCTGACCAGCAGCGGCACGCTCATGAAGCCGTGCTTCTCGCGCACCCAGCGCGGGCCGGTGACCGTCTGCCCGCTGACGAAGTGGGTCCAGGTGCCCTCGGGACAGTAGTAGGTCACCTGTCCCTCGTCGTCGAAGACCGGCGCCACCAGCAGATCCGGCCCGAGCATGTACTGCCGCTCCAGATGCGCGCACCCGGGATCGTCCGGGAACTCCAGCACCATGGCCCGCATGACCGGCGTCCCCTCGGCCTGGGCGGTGCGGGCGGCCTCGTACAGATACGGCATCAGGCTGAGCTTCAGCCGGGTGAAGTGCCGCAGCACGTCCACCGACTCCTCGTCGAACAGCCACGGAACCCGGTAGGACGAGCTGCCGTGCAGCCGGCTGTGCGACGACAGCAGCCCGAACGCCAGCCACCGCTTGAACAGCGACGGCGTCGGCGTGCCCTCGAAGCCGCCGATGTCATGGCTCCAGAAGCCGAAGCCGGAGAGCCCGAGCGAGAGCCCGCCGCGCAGTGACTCGGCCATCGACTCGTACGTCGCCTCGCAGTCGCCGCCCCAGTGCACGGGGAACTTCTGGCTGCCCGCCGTCGCCGACCGGGCGAAGACGACCGCCTCCTCCTCGCCGCGGTGCTTGCGCAGGACGTCGAAGACCGTGCGGTTGTAGAGGTACGTGTAGTAGTTGTGCATCCGCTCCGGGTCGGAGCCGTCGGACCAGGCCACGTCCACCGGCACCCGCTCGCCGAAGTCCGTCTTGAAGCAGTCCACGCCCTGTGCGAGCAGTGCCTCCAGCTTGGCCGCGTACCAGTCGCGGGCGGCGGGGGAGGTGAAGTCGACCAGGGCCATGCCGGGCTGCCACAGGTCCCACTGCCACACGCTGCCGTCCGGCCGCTTCAGCAGATGCCCGAGCGCCTTGCCCTCCGCGAACAGCGGGGAGCGCTGGGCGATGTACGGGTTGATCCAGACGCTGACGCGCAGGCCCCGGGCGTGCAGCCGGGACAGCATGCCCTGCGGGTCCGGGAAGACCCGCGGATCCCACTGGAAGTCGCACCAGTTGAACTCGCGCATCCAGAAGCAGTCGAAGTGGAAGACGGAGAGCGGGAGTTCGCGCTCCCGCATGCCCTCGATGAACGACGTCACCGTCTCCTCGTCGTACGACGTGGTGAAGGACGTCGACAGCCACAGCCCGAACGACCAGGCGGGCGGGAGGGCCGGGCGGCCGGTGAGGGCCGTGTACTTGCGGAGGATGTCCTTGGGGGAGGGGCCGTAGATGACGTAGTACGTCAACTGCTGCGTCTCCGCGCTGAACTGGACCCTCGACACCGTCTCCGAGCCCACCTCGAAGGAGACCTTGCCCGGGTGGTCGACGAAGACGCCGTAGCCGGCGTCCGTCAGATAGAACGGGGCGTTCTTGTAGGCCTGTTCGGTGGCCGTGCCGCCGTCGGCGTTCCAGATGTCGACGACCTGGCCGTTCTTGACGAGCGGGCCGAAGCGTTCGCCGAGGCCGTAGACGGAGGTGCCGACCTTGAGGTTCAGCTGTTCCCGCAGGTAGTGCGAGCCTTCCCCGTCCCGCATGATGCCCATGCCCTTGGGGCCGCTGGAGGTGAGGGTGCGGCCGTGGGCGAGGAAGTCGACGTGCCAGGGGCCGGTGCGGGCCACCCGGACCGACAGCGCGCCGGAGGTGAGGGTCGCGTTCTCCTCGTCGTACTCCGTGTGCGCGGCGGTCTCCTCCTTCGCGAGGTCGAATTGGGGGCCGCGCGGCTGCTCGCCCTCGAAGTGGGTGAAGGTGAGGCCGATGACGTCGGGCATCGGAGTGTGGGCGCTGATCGTCACGACCGGTCCCTTCAGCAGGTCGCCGCGGTGCCGGATGGGCTGGGTCGGCGCGTGGATCTCCAGTGCGCCGTCCGTCGCGGTGACGTCGAGCACCTCGACCGGGTGGGCCGCGGTGACACCTTCGCGGAGCAGCCAGTAGCCGTCGGTGAACTTCACGTGGGGGTCCCTTACTTCACGGCTCCCACGGCGATGCCGCGGGTGAGCGTTCGCTGGAAGACGAGGAAGAAGACGAGAGCGGGGAGCACGCCGAGGAGGGCGGCCGCGTTGGTCATCGTGGCGTCCATCAGACGCTGGCCCTGGAGGACGCCGAGCGCCACCGACACCGTCTGGTTGTCGTTGGAGATCAGCATGACCAGGGGGAGCAGGAACTCGTTCCAGGTCCAGATGAAGAAGAACACCAGCAGCACGCCGATGGTGGGACGGCTGACGGGGACGACGATCCGCCACAGGATCTGCCACTTGTTCGCGCCGTCGATCCGGGCGGCCTCGATGATCTCCCGGGGGAACTGGCCGAGGACGGAGGAGAGCAGATACGTGCCGAACGCCGCCTGGATCACCGTGAACACGATGATCACGCTGAGCCGGGTGTCGTAGAGCCCCGCCTCCTTGCTCAGGTAGTAGATCGGGTAGACCAGCGCCTCCTGCGGCAGCATGTTCGCGAGGACGAAGAACGCCAGCACCCAGGTGCGGCCCTTGATCCGGCCGATGCCGATCGCATAGGCGTTGAGGATCGACAGGATCACCGCGAACACCGCCACCCCGCCGCTGATCAGCAGGGAGTTGACGAGCTTCTGGGTGTAGTCGACGCGTTCCCAGAAGTCCTTCAGGCCGTCCAGGTAGAGGCCGTCGGGGAGGCTCAGGGGGCCGTTCTGGGAGTACTCGGCGGGGGACTTGAACGCGTTGAGCGTGACGATGAGAAACGGCACGATCATGAAGAGGGCGGCGATGCACAGGGCGATCAGCACCGGGTAGCGACGCAGGGCGCCGGTCATGATCCCTCCCTTTCCTCCGCGCGGGTCTGGAGCTTCAGGCCGATCAGCGACAGCAGCAGGATGATCACCGTCAGGACCGTGGAGATCGCGGCGCCATAGCCGACCTGCGTCTTCTCGAAGAACGTGGTGAAGGAGAAGTAGGACGGCACGTTGGTGGCGCCGCCCGGTCCGCCCTTCGTCAGGACGTACACCGCGCCGAAGACCTTGAGCGCGGCGATCGTGCACCACGTCAGGACGACGTATATCTCCGGGCGGATCTGCGGCAGCGTGATGTGCCAGAAGCGGCGCCACCAGCCGGCGCCGTCCAACTCGGCCGCCTCGTACAGCTGCGGATCGACGCGCTGGAGACCCGCCATGAAGATGACCAGCGGGAAGCCGAGCTGTACCCAGACCATCACGCCCATCACGCTGTAGAGCGCGATGTCCGGATCGCCGAGCCAGTCCTGCTGCCAGCTCGACAGGCCGATCGCCTTGAGCAGTTCGTTGAGGGAGCCGCTGTCCGGGGCGAGGATCCAGCTCCAGACGATGCCAGCGACCGCGATCGGCAGCACCTGCGGGAGGTAGAAGCAGGCGCGCAGGACGGCGACCGTCTTCGAGCCGAAGTGCTTGCCGACGTAGTCGAACAGCGCGGCGGCCAGCACCAGTCCGACCGCCGTCGGTACGGCCGCCATGGCGACGACCATGAACAGGCTGTGCCGGAACGATGCCCAGAACTCGGAATCGTCCAGCAGCTCCCGGTAGTTGGCGAGCCCGGACCACTCCGGTGAGCCCACGCCCTGCCAGTCGGTGAAGCTCACGCCCGTGTTCATCAGGAACGGGACGATGATCACGGCCAGGAAGGCGAGGACACCGGGCAGCAGGAAGAGGGCGTACGAGTCACGGGGGCGGCGCGGGTGACCGGCGTGGGTCTGTTTGCCGGTCACCCGCCGCTCGACGGTCACCGTCATTGCTGCGGCACGCCCTTGTCGTACGCCTCCTGGAGGGCGTCGAGATAGCCGTCCGGCTGCTCGCTGCCGGTGATCAGCTTCTGGGTCTCGGAGACGAGGACGTCGTAGAAGCCGGGGACCGGCCAGTCGGGGTAGAAGGCCAGGCCGTCGCGCTCGGAGAGAGTGTTGAAGTTGTCGATGAGCGTCTTGGACTTCGGGTCGGTGATGGCGCTCGCGTCGGCCGCGACCGGGACGCCGCCCTTGTTGCCGAGCAGGTTCTGGATCTTCTCCGACATGGTGATGTCGATGAAGTCGTAGGCGAGTTCCTTGTTCTTGGCGCCCTTGGGCACCACCCACAGATTGCCGCCGGAGCCGAGCGTGAGGTTGGACTCGGGCCACAGGAAGGTGCCCCAGTCGAACTTCGCCTCGTTCACGAAACGGCCGTACCACCAGCTGCCGGAGAACAGGATCGGCGCCTTGCCCTGGATGAAGGAGACCCCGGTCTCCTCGGCCTTCACATTGCTGGACGTCTTGCCGATGTAGCCCTTCTTCACCCAGTCGGCGAAGGTGTCGGCGGCGTACGTCCAGGCAGGGTCGTGGAAGTCGGTCTTGCCCTTGTACAGCTCGTACGAGTCCACCCAGGCGCGGTCGGCCTTCGACAGGGCCAGCTGGTACAGGTACTGGTGGGCGATGTACTCGGCGCCGCCGTTGGCGAGCGGGGTGACCTTGTTCTTGACGAACGTGTCCATCGCGGCGGTCAGTTCGTCGAACGTCTTCGGCTCGGGGATCTTGTACTTCGCGAAGAGTTCCTTGTTGTAGAAGACCATCGTGTACTCGGCGTAGTTGGGCACGCCGTACCACTTGCCGGAGCCCATCACGCCGTTCGCGTCGTACACGCTGGTGGTGCGGACGCTCGCGCTGAGCTTCTTGTCCCAGCCGCGCTTCGTGGCCTCCGCGGACAGGTCGGTGAGCAGACCCTGCTTGGACAGCAGGCCCGCCGTCGCGTTGCCCTTGTTGTACTCCATGACGTCGGGTGCGTCGGAGGAGTTGAGGACCATCGGGGCGGTCTTCTGGATCTGCTCGAAGCCCTTCTCCTCGAACTCCACCTTCACGCCCGGATGCTTGGCCTTGAACTCCTTGATCGCCTCGTTCCAGGCCAGTCCCATCGCGCTGTTCGGGGCCTCGTAGTGCCACAGCTTGAGCGTCTTGCCGTCTCCTGAGGACCCGCTGTCTGAGTCTCCGCAGGAGGTCAGGAGCAGTGACCCGGCGAGTATCACCGCCGTCGCCACCACACGCCTTCGTGCCGTCAACATCCCGTGCCTCCAGGGAAGTCGGAGCCGGATGGATCTAGATGGATCGCGTTCGTCGAATCGATTCGATGCTGGACGTCGAAGCGCTTCGACGGGCGAAGGTATGTGGGGGCTGTGAGGGCGTCAATGGGCTGGACGCGAATTGGTTCGGCGGAGTGTTCCGGGAAGTGCTCTGGCGAGCGCGATCACCAGCGCCGCCGCCGCGGCGGCCACGGGTATCCAGAAGCCGGCCGTCGCCGACAGGTGTTCCGTCGTCCAGCCGCCCAGCGCGCTGCCGCACGCGATACCGCCGAGCAGCGCGGTCACCGCGAGCGTCATGCCCTCGTTGAGGCGGCCGTCCGGGGTGTGCCGCTGGATCAGGGTCATGTTGGTGACCATGGTCGGCGCCGTGGCCATACCGGCGACGAGCAGGGCGCCGGCCAGGACGAGGAGCGAGCCGGTGAGGGCCGCGGCGAGCAGGGGGAGGGCCATGAGGGCGGTCATGGCGGCTATGCAGTACAGGTAACGGCGTTCCGCCGGTCCGGTCGGCTTCGTCGCGCCGTACAGCAGGCCCGCCGCGCAGGAACCGGCCGCCTGGAGACCGAGGATCGCGCCCGCCGCCGACTTGTGGCCCTGTGCGTCCGCGAACGCGAGCGTCACGACCTCCATCGAGCCGAAGACCGCGCCCAGGGCGAGACATACGGCGAGGAGCGGGGGCATGCCGGGGGTGCGGAGGGGGGCCTTCGCCGGTTTCCGCCGTTGTATCGGCGGTTCGGTGGCGCGTTGGGCGGTGAACAGCAGCATGCCGGTGAGCAGGAGGACGGCGCCGGTCAGCGTGCCCGCCTCCGGGAAGAACGTGCCGCAGAGAAAGGCCGCGAGGACCGGGCCCAGCATGAAGCACAGCTCGTCCGCGGCCTGTTCGAAGGAGTTCGCGGTGTGCAGGGCGGCGGTGTCGTCTTTGAGCAGGTGGGCCCAGCGGGCGCGGGACATGCCGCCGAGGTTGGGGGTGGTGGCGGTCGCGGCATACGCGGCGAACAGGGTCCAGGCCGGGGCGTCGTAGTGGACGCACAGCAGCAGCGCGAGGCTGCCCAGCGCGGCGAGGGTGGTGGCGGGTACGGCGACCCGGGCCTGCCCGTGCCGGTCGACGAGCCGGGCGATCCAGGGGGCGGTCACGGCGGTCGCCGCGAGGCCGGTGGCGGTGACGGCGCCGGCGAGGGCGTACGAGCCACGCGAACCGGCGATCATCAGGATCGCGCTCACGCTGAACATGCCCATGGGGAGCCGGGCGACGAGATTCCCGATCGTGAAGGCTCGGGTGCCGGGGAGGGTGAAGAGGTGGCGGTAGGGGCTGGACATGGAACGGCGGTAGCGGCTGGGCATGGAGCAACCGTCGCCCGTAAGCGATCAAGGGGTCCAACACCTTCTGCGGGCCGATTCACGCACCTGCGTTGTAAGTTCCCGTCATGCCCGCTCACCTCGACCCCCGCTTGC contains:
- the yicI gene encoding alpha-xylosidase produces the protein MKFTDGYWLLREGVTAAHPVEVLDVTATDGALEIHAPTQPIRHRGDLLKGPVVTISAHTPMPDVIGLTFTHFEGEQPRGPQFDLAKEETAAHTEYDEENATLTSGALSVRVARTGPWHVDFLAHGRTLTSSGPKGMGIMRDGEGSHYLREQLNLKVGTSVYGLGERFGPLVKNGQVVDIWNADGGTATEQAYKNAPFYLTDAGYGVFVDHPGKVSFEVGSETVSRVQFSAETQQLTYYVIYGPSPKDILRKYTALTGRPALPPAWSFGLWLSTSFTTSYDEETVTSFIEGMRERELPLSVFHFDCFWMREFNWCDFQWDPRVFPDPQGMLSRLHARGLRVSVWINPYIAQRSPLFAEGKALGHLLKRPDGSVWQWDLWQPGMALVDFTSPAARDWYAAKLEALLAQGVDCFKTDFGERVPVDVAWSDGSDPERMHNYYTYLYNRTVFDVLRKHRGEEEAVVFARSATAGSQKFPVHWGGDCEATYESMAESLRGGLSLGLSGFGFWSHDIGGFEGTPTPSLFKRWLAFGLLSSHSRLHGSSSYRVPWLFDEESVDVLRHFTRLKLSLMPYLYEAARTAQAEGTPVMRAMVLEFPDDPGCAHLERQYMLGPDLLVAPVFDDEGQVTYYCPEGTWTHFVSGQTVTGPRWVREKHGFMSVPLLVRPGAVIPVGAVADRPDYDHADGVTLRAYGLERGAQVTVRVGEVAFTVVREGDTLRASCSDPSAPWALAAGERVVRAPAGTGFLTVELG
- a CDS encoding glycoside hydrolase family 3 protein, with the protein product MRGKTRRRSTLVVALALVAGLGATVPAHAEDPAHPFRNPTLPVEKRVDDLLGRLTLAEKISLLHQYQPAIPRLGIQSFRTGTEALHGVAWLGETTVFPQAIGLASTWDPALMEQVGSAVGDEARGFQQERPAGWGLNLWAPVVNLLRDPRWGRNEEGYSEDPELTGALSTAYGEGLTGGDPDHLKTAPTIKHYLANNNEWNRTTTSSDLRPRVAKEYDEAAFKPAIEANAATGVMSSYNLVNGRPATVNPDLNDVVRKWTSYDLLNVTDAFAPGNIPGSQQYYPTLAEGDAATLKAGNDSFTDNDTNSGVTIAAINSALEQGLLEESDVDEAASHILSVRVRLGEFDPGGGKYGSIDKSVINSPAHQKLARKAATEGAVLLKNDAALPLKKSERDVAVVGPLADTLYTDWYSGTLPYAVTPADGVAAKLSTEVTSSEGVDRIALKNAATGKYITAGTDADGEALKETEVSSTAGQFDVFDWGGGVVTLRSAANGKYVGYNWSNFVNDQTQPNGWYVQQQFKLEEQTDGTYLLRYAGYETEESWWSNPVYLGPTGEDGTLGLVAKDAAAHYTKDVVRSGVDEAVAAVKGKDTAVVVIGSNPSINGREAHDRTDMGLAPAQEALVRAVHKANPNTVVVVENSYPTTLGALQKEVPAVLWTSHAGQETGNALADLLYGDANPSGRLTQTWYRSEADLPSILDYDIIKSDRTYQYFKGRALYPFGHGLSYTNFRYGALKKTDGGYALTVTNTGRRTGDEVVQLYVHQRASRDKQPLKQLKAFQRVSLKPGETKTVKLKVTPKDLAHWDVTRSKWVVEKGTYDVLAGASSADIRARTTWQVSGETIPARDLSRTTRAENFDDYAGTRLVDESKARGTAVGTAADRAWLKFGDAQLRSGATRFTARVAGAAGTVEIRLGSPTGTLVGTAVTDGTPSPYDYETVTADLARAAKGRTDVYLVLKGEGLRLATFSLR
- the dacB gene encoding D-alanyl-D-alanine carboxypeptidase/D-alanyl-D-alanine endopeptidase; this encodes MSTPVRWSGRRLNSRRSVWIWALVAALAAVLGPGAQAGADSDRTGLPEAVDTILGDARMEGGVASVVIADAVSGELLYQHLPSTRLMPASNTKLPTSAAAMEILGPGYRFTTDVLAAGRRSGSVLRGDLYLRGTGDPTLLAADYDRLAAQVAAAGVKRVDGRLIADDTRFDAQRLGRSWAADDESSYYSAQISALSVAPDTDYDTGSVIVTVTPGAKAGDEPVVAVTPDTDFIDIDVRATTVAAGGPNDLTVEREHGTNDIVVSGTTPVGGSGAKEWITVWEPTGYAAAVFRDALADHGVKVAGPTRLGRQTPASARELASHDSMALKDLLVPFMKLSNNMHAEILTKAMAYEVSKQGSWSAGLAAVSGYLKGIGVDTGRVRQVDGSGLSRMDNFPAAQLAELLLAVRAEPWYADWLRSLPVACDPDRFVGGTLRSRMCGTAAALNARAKTGSLTGASALSGYVTDAGGRELVFSIVLNNYLASSVKPLEDAIVVTLAKSTEEAATAVQPKATQGTDVECAWRKPARC
- a CDS encoding carbohydrate ABC transporter permease — its product is MTVTVERRVTGKQTHAGHPRRPRDSYALFLLPGVLAFLAVIIVPFLMNTGVSFTDWQGVGSPEWSGLANYRELLDDSEFWASFRHSLFMVVAMAAVPTAVGLVLAAALFDYVGKHFGSKTVAVLRACFYLPQVLPIAVAGIVWSWILAPDSGSLNELLKAIGLSSWQQDWLGDPDIALYSVMGVMVWVQLGFPLVIFMAGLQRVDPQLYEAAELDGAGWWRRFWHITLPQIRPEIYVVLTWCTIAALKVFGAVYVLTKGGPGGATNVPSYFSFTTFFEKTQVGYGAAISTVLTVIILLLSLIGLKLQTRAEEREGS
- a CDS encoding LacI family DNA-binding transcriptional regulator, encoding MVKITDVARHAGVSPSTVSYALSGKRPISEETRQRVEASIRELGYRPHAGARALASSRSNVLALVVPLRAGIHVPVVMQFAVSVVTTARRYDHDVLLLTQEEGEEGLRRVADTALVDALVVMDVQLDDPRLPLLRSLDRPSVMIGFPASSEGLTCIDLDFKAAGEACVEHLARLGHRVVALIGSPPEVYVRQTAFAQRVVQGFTAAADRGRLSSSVHPCEATPAAARAVAEQLLREQPALTGVVVHNEAILEPLIDAFGRLGLRVPADLSVTAICPDELADSLRIPVTSVALPSAEVGAQAVELLMNKLGGKTVPEATLLPPRMTERASTAPRNTP
- a CDS encoding carbohydrate ABC transporter permease, encoding MTGALRRYPVLIALCIAALFMIVPFLIVTLNAFKSPAEYSQNGPLSLPDGLYLDGLKDFWERVDYTQKLVNSLLISGGVAVFAVILSILNAYAIGIGRIKGRTWVLAFFVLANMLPQEALVYPIYYLSKEAGLYDTRLSVIIVFTVIQAAFGTYLLSSVLGQFPREIIEAARIDGANKWQILWRIVVPVSRPTIGVLLVFFFIWTWNEFLLPLVMLISNDNQTVSVALGVLQGQRLMDATMTNAAALLGVLPALVFFLVFQRTLTRGIAVGAVK